Proteins encoded by one window of Nicotiana tabacum cultivar K326 chromosome 10, ASM71507v2, whole genome shotgun sequence:
- the LOC142165256 gene encoding uncharacterized protein LOC142165256 — protein MGFTKSCCTSGSMQAELLVLEQGLKLAVEMPFAAIEIESDSTDIIKMLIDENNSSNACLLNCRSLMCQLKSPVIRHNFREGNAVADCLAKEAVKNFKPDKCYHLAFPPLFVEAILEKDMQGL, from the coding sequence ATGGGCTTTACAAAATCTTGCTGCACATCAGGCTCCATGCAGGCAGAACTATTAGTATTGGAGCAAGGCTTAAAATTAGCGGTGGAGATGCCATTTGCTGCTATAGAAATTGAATCAGATTCAACGGATATAATAAAGATGCTTATTGATGAAAATAATAGCTCTAATGCATGTTTACTTAACTGCAGATCATTAATGTGCCAACTGAAATCCCCGGTGATTAGGCATAATTTTAGGGAAGGAAATGCAGTAGCAGATTGCCTTGCTAAGGAAGCAGTCAAGAATTTCAAGCCGGATAAATGCTACCACCTTGCTTTTCCACCTCTTTTTGTTGAAGCCATCTTGGAAAAGGACATGCAAGGCCTTTGA